In Lactococcus paracarnosus, a genomic segment contains:
- a CDS encoding P-II family nitrogen regulator — protein sequence MKKVEAIIRTEKLEDLKDALVKHDLAKGMTVTQVLGYGNQKGFVEYVRGQRLNTTLLAKIKIEIVTVEERVAKLIDVIQETTQTGEVGDGKIFVLPVESVIRIRTGEKDGDAI from the coding sequence ATGAAAAAAGTAGAAGCGATTATTCGCACTGAAAAGTTAGAAGATTTGAAAGATGCATTGGTTAAACATGATCTAGCAAAAGGGATGACTGTGACGCAAGTGTTGGGATACGGTAATCAAAAAGGGTTTGTTGAATATGTTCGTGGTCAAAGGTTAAATACAACCTTACTTGCAAAGATAAAAATTGAAATTGTTACAGTTGAAGAACGGGTTGCGAAATTGATTGACGTCATTCAAGAAACAACCCAGACTGGAGAAGTCGGGGATGGTAAGATATTTGTACTGCCTGTTGAAAGTGTTATACGTATTCGAACAGGCGAAAAAGATGGCGATGCTATCTGA